The region GTGAGTGAGCTGGCATATCGATTTCTGGAATCACTTCAATGTTACGATTTTTCGCGTACGTTAGTATCTCTAGGTAATCTTCTGTTGTGAAGAAACCAGAACCAAAGTTATCTGAATCAGCACCTGAACCTAGTTGAGGCAGTAAACAAGATGTTTCTGACTCATCAAAACAGCGATTACCACCGATGTCCGTTAGCTCTGGAAGCCCAGGGATCTCTAAACGCCAACCTTCATCGTCCGTTAGGTGAAGATGTAATTTGTTAAGTTTGTATGCTGCCATTTGGTCAACGGTCGCAAGAATCGCTTCTTTTGAGTGGAAGTTACGAGCAACATCAACCATTACGCCACGGTATTCAAAACGTGGAGCATCTTCTACGTTTAGCGTCGGGATTTCTGAACTATCTAGGCTTACTAATGCTAATAGAGATTGAACACCGTAGAACGCACCTGCTTCATCAAAAGCAACAACCGTTGTTTTACCTTCAGTCACATCTAGTTTGTATGCGCCAGATACGCCATCTTTGAATTGCTTCTTATCTACAGAAACAGACACTGGATATTCACCGGAAGTTTCAAGACCTAGAAGTTCAGCACGTTGGTTTAATGCAGCAAGTTGGTCTGTATCAATACCGTTTGCTGTAATAGAGATACCTTTTGCTAAATCAACCGTTTTGTTCGTTAGCGTTGTTTTTAAAGGTGTTGGAATAATATGAGAAGACGCATCCACTTCAGCTACATCAGCATTTTTCTCAAAACGAGTGTTTGCTGTTGCTGTTACGTTATTATCAGCAAGAGTACGTTTTAGTTGAACACCGATGATTTCATCTACGTATTCACCAGTATCTTCAGTATCCAAAGAAATGATATTACGTGCCTCTGCACCTGGAGCCGTTACGAAGGCACCTGGCATAAAGTCAGTTTCAAATAACTGCCAGTATTCAGCTACCAGTGGAAGAACCACTTCTTCGCCAGCAGCAAAACCATCAAACTTATCTGTAGGTTCAAGTTTGTGTAAGTCACCCGTTACACGAGTAATCTTAAATTGGTCATTTTCAACATCTAGAATTAAACGAATGCTGTGGAAATAAATTGTCCAATCAGCTGAATCAACCGCTTCACCTGTGTTAGTGATTGTCATGTTTACTTTGTTACATGATGCCCATTCAGCTTGAAGTTCTTTACATGCAAGACCGTCATCAGCACCTTGGTTAGTAATAACTGTGTAGTTAACATCTAGGTTTTCAGCCAGTTGGTTAACTGTTGATTGCTCAGAAGAAGTAGAAGAGCAAGCCGCTAAACTCGCCATAATAATTGTAGAAAGAAGCGTTCTTTTCAACATGATTCCATTCCTAAAAGATAAAGTAATTAAATTTCAAATCTGGAATTACAATACAAAAGTTTTTTAGTTTTACAAATTAAGATAAATGCAATTTATGCTTTGAATCACAAATAATTCTATATTTCACGGTATAAATTAAAATAATGAGAATCACATCAACATATAACCGCACATCATATTATTTAATTTTTAATAATAAGGAAATAATTATGCGACGCACCGCACAATTAGAACCAAGACCACAACTAAAGATACAAATAACCGCGAGTGACTTTAAAAGATTTAGCTAATAAAGCACTTAATTCGCAATGAAATAAAGTTTTACAAATATATGAAAATAGACGTCATAATACCCAGTATATTTATATTTTCACGGAAATTAATTGCAATCGATACCCCTCTCAATTTTGAAAGAGAAGGATGTAACCTGAACCTATTAGAGAGACATTAGTCACTAAATTTTTTTTTAAACTCATTATTATTGCCTATTAGAAAATAATAAATGAATAGGTTAACCATGAGTACATTAATTGCGATTGCCATTACGACAGGTATTCTTTCTGGTCTTTGGGGTTGGGTGGCTGTTAGTTTAGGCCTATTAAGCTGGGCTGGTTTTCTTGGCTGCACCACTTACTTTGCTTCACCAACCGATGGAATAAAAGGTATAGGACTAAGTATTGCGACTAATTTAAGTGGAGTGTTCTGGGCGATGGTGATAATTAAATTATCATCAATGGTAAGCCTAGAAATTATCGGCTATGTTATTACTGCCGTTGTTGCTTTTTTTATGTGTGCTCAGGCAAAAAAATCATGGCTAAGCTTTATTCCCGGTACATTTATCGGATCTTGTGCGACTTTTGCTTCAAACGGTAACTGGCAGTTGGTTATTCCATCTCTAATTTTAGGTGTTGTATTTGCTTACGCGATGAAAACATCTGGTTTATGGTTAAAAGAAAAACTAGAAACAGATAAGTTAGTCGAAGTAAGAAAAAACTAAAAAGTACGTTTTAGGACAATACAGACGTCATTCCAAAAAAGCCTCTCACTAATAATATTAGTGAGAGGCTTTTTTATACCAACACAACTAACTACTGGAGTTGGTATTATTCATCCTTGAATGCAGTATTGGACTTTCTAGTGTTGTAAAGTGACGAAATAAATTAAAGCACATTCCATAACGATAGAAACAACAACTGATAAGACAAACACCTAAAAATATTTGAAATAAATAATTATTATTTCATAATCTGAAAATACAAAAACGCCGCTTGATATTGCTATCAAGCGGCGTTCTTAAAGGTGGCTCCCTTTGCTGGACTTGAACCAGCGACATACGGATTAACAGTCCGGCGTTCTACCAACTGAACTAAAAGGGAACAGATATTGCATCTCATAAAGAGAAAAGATGGTGCCGACTACCGGAGTCGAACTGGTGACCTACTGATTACAAGTCAGTTGCTCTACCTACTGAGCTAAGTCGGCACACTATATCTTTTTATCATTAAGCTCAATCAGCTCAATAATTAATGTGGTGGAGGGATAGGGATTTGAACCCTAGAACCGCTATTAACGGTTGCCGGTTTTCAAGACCGGTGCTTTCGACCACTCAGCCATCCCTCCACGGAACTCTTCTGAAGCATCTGCCTCATCAAGTGATGTCGCGCATTATAGAGAAAATGAGATCAGGTGCAAGTCTTTTTTGAAAATAAATGTTCACTTGCCTAAATATAAAACTAACTGATTAAATTTTATCTTTAACGCTCAAATAAACAACAATGTTAAACTTTTACTGACTCGATACGATTTCGACCTTTATCTTTTGCTTTATAAAGCTGCTTATCTGCCATCTCCAATAAGGTATTTTCATTGCTTTCCTCTGTATTGTTCATTAACGCTGCCCCTATACTAATAGTCACTTTTCCATACGAAGAGTAATCATGAGTAATGTTTAAATCATAAATACATTTTCGCAATAGTTCAGCGGTTTGATTCAACTGTTCAAAATCCGTATCAAATTGAATTAAAGTAAATTCTTCACCACCGTATCTATACACTCGATCTGTTTTTCTATGTAAAGTGCTCATTAATGCTTTGGCTACTTGGATCAAAACCTCATCCCCAGCTGAATGGCCATAATGATCATTATAGTTTTTAAAGTGATCAATATCGAAAATAATGATCCCTAGATTAACCCCACATCTTTGAGCTTCTGACCACTTATTATCTAAATCAGAATCAAACATACGACGGTTTAAAAGATTTGTTAATCCATCGAGTGAAGCGTATTTTTCTAGTAAATCAGATTTAAGCTTTAACCTTAATTGATTACGTACTCTTTTTTGCAAAATAACAGTATTAAAGGGCTTAGTAATAAAATCAACAGCTCCTAGATCCAAAGCTCGGATTTCGTCTTCTTCTGAATGATTCATTGTTATAACAATAATAGGTATGTTTTTGGTTTTATCATTACTTTTAAGGTGTTCGATAACCTCAAAACCTCCCATAATAGGCATATGAATATCAAGTAAAATTAGATCAATACTCTCAAATTGAATCAACTCCAAAGCCTCAACCCCATTACTAGCCAAAATTGTCGTCAATGGTTTTAAATGATGTTGCAAAACTTGACGACTAATTGGTTCATCTTCAACGATTAACACTTTCTGCTCTACCAGCATATACACTCTGCCTTTTTATCTACACTTAACTAAGTGTCAATACACCCTAACTAGTACACAATAGAGAAAGATAGGAAAAATTTGGCTAAAAGTCCAAAAGTAAATACCTCGCAAATCTCAATATTACCTTGGATAATAATTGCTTATATTCTATATTAAATATATGTATTGAAAGAATAGGTAAATATTGTGATAAACATAGAAATGTTAGAAGAAATATTTGATGGGGATAAAGAGATCACTGAGCAATTGTTTGAGCTCTATCTTTCAGAAAACTCAACAACTAGCCAGACTCTTTTAAAACAATATAAAACAGAAGACCTATCAGGCTTATTCCATACTGTTCACACCCTTTCTGGTGCTCTAGGTAACTTATGCGAAGTAGATATATTACCCGCAATTAAAACTATTGAAGCGGCGACTAGAGCAAACACTAAGCCAGAACAATCTATTGTGACTACAGTAATTGAGGGGTTAGAACAAATACAAAAACAGATGGAAGAACACTTAGCTCATTAATTTAGTTTATACCTGTACCATTAATCTCTATCGCAGGAAACACGTATTCTTCATGCGTATTTTCTGCTTCTTTTTAAGATTTCTTTCATACATAGTTTATTGTATCTAATTTAACAGTTCAAAACTCTTAGTTAAAATCAATCCTAGTAACCAAATGTAGTATCTCCTAAGCCACCGAATTTAATTTGTCCCTTTCAATTTGCTTCAAAGACCAGTGAACAATTTCAACAAAACTTTGGGGCTTGTTAATGACATAACCCTGAATATAATCACAACCTAAGCCTTTGAGTTCAATAAAGAAATCTTCACTTTCAACACCTTCAGCAACCACATTACACCCAAGACTATGTGCAAGATAAATAGTTGAGGCGACAATCGCATAATCACTATTACCAATAGCCATATTACGGATAAATGATTGGTCTATCTTAATTTGATTAAATGAAAGTACTCTGAGTAGAGATAACGAAGAAAAACCCGTACCAAAGTCATCAATACTAATATAAAAGCCTAACTCAGATAGCTTTGATAACATCAAATAAGCAATATCAATATCTGACATTAATGCACTCTCTGTCACCTCTAGTATCACATCAGATGGTATCAACTTATTACTAGTAACTAACTCAAACAGCTGCTTGTACAGATCATCATCATGTAAATCTAACGCTGAAATATTAATATGAACTTGTGGATGTAAACCTTCCCTCTTAAACTGAGCAAGGTCACAAGCTACTTGATTTACGACCCATTGAGTAATTCTTTTTATGTAATTATTCTCCTCAGCAATACAAATAAACTTATCAGGAGGGATCATACTTCCATCCTTTTGAGGCCAACGTATCAAAGCCTCATAACCATGAACAGATTTATCAGTGCTATTTACAATTGGTTGATAGAAAAGCTCAAACTCATTATTAGGGATGGCGTAAATTAGTTTATTAAGTATCTCCACTTCTTCATGAATTGATTTTGTATAAGTACTGCGGTAAAAATCAATCGGAATACCTAATTTTTTGGCTTTATAACAAGCGATGTCAACCCTCTTTATGATCTCACTCGTTGTTTTTATCTCTTCTGAAAAAATCACACAGCCCATAATCGGTTGAAGAAGGTAATGCTTATCTTCCATCAAGATCGGAGTTGTCACCAACTCATATATCGTATCTGCAAGCTTTTTAATTTCATTTTGGTCAGTAGAGTAACTGACCAAAACCATTTCTGGCCCCTCACAAAACAACTCTATATGATTGTTACTCAATGATTTTTTTAACACTAACACAGAGTAAGACACTAATTTCCCAAAGGTTTTACTTGAAGAAGCATCTATGAGCTTTTTATGATTATTAATTTTTAGTTTAATAACACTAAATGGAATACCTAATTTTATCTTATTATCAATAATTTTATAATAATTAAAGCTTCTACTAGTATTTAGTAGTCTAGCTTTTCCATTGTTTTTTTCTTTTCCTGATAATATAGACTTACTACTCAACTTATTTGAGATCCAAAAATTAATGAATAATATTTGAGCTGATACTGTAAATAAAATGAAAATTATTAGACTTGAAGCTTCACTAATAGAATATGAAAAATAAGCACCTTCAATAGAAAATAAATATAAACAAAATATTAAAAAAATATAAATAGATAATATTTTAACCCTTTGTGATTTATAATTCCTAGACATAGTTATAAATTTAAAAGAGTAAGTAAATGTTATTGTATAAAATATTAACAATAAGAAAAATATTATTTTCACATCCATACAGTACACCTCTGATTAAACTAAATATACCCAGACGCTAAAAATTTAATACAACATCATCATTTAGCTTATTTTTTATAAAAATTGAATTTAATTTTATTAGTGTCTCTGACTGTATTTGCCTCACTCTTTCTTTAGAAAGTTGGAGCTCTTTACCTAACTGTTCTAACGTTTTGATATCACTATCAAATAACCCAAAACGATTAACAATTATTTGTTTTTCTCTACCTTGAAGTAAGTTCAACCATGATGATAGATTATCTTCAAGATTAGATTTTGATAATAAATTATCGGGGTTATTTTCTTTTTTATTAACACATGAATCAATAAGTTGTGGAAGGGCATCATCTGAAGAGGCAGAATACCCCATAAAACCACCAGAAGATAACCTCATGATTTTATTTACTTTTATAGCATCAACACCGCAATGTTTTGAAATATCACTAATGGAAGGTTCTTTTTTAAGAGATTTTGATAACTCACGAGATGCTCGCAAGTACGTATTCAACTCTTTTGTGATATGAACTGGAAGGCGTACTGTTCTCGAGTGATTAAATAAAGCACTTTCAATTGCTTCTTTTATCCACCAAACAGCATAAGTTGAAAATCGATAACCAAGATCAGGGTCAAATTTGTCAATTGCTTTTATTAACCCTAAATTACCTTCTTCGATAATATCTAATGGTAATAAATCAGTTTGATTCCTTCCTCGATATTTATTGGCAACTTTAACAACAAGCCTTAAATTAGATTCAATTAAGATATTACGAGATAATATATCGCCATCGTGATATTTTCGACTATAAATTAATTCTTCAGAGGCACTAAGAAGTTGATATTTATTTATTTCTTTTAAATATTTAGAATATAGGTCCCCACCTACATAACTATCACTTTTATCATTTATTTTTACAGAAGCCATAATAATTCCTTTTATCTAGCAAACTAATTATAAATTTCCGACTGTATATTCAGCGGTATAAATACACTATGGTATAAAGGTTTGAATCACACAATACAAACCTATTAACTTAATAAATCACGCGCATGTTTTGTGATATTAATCACAAGAATAACGCTAATATTCCAAATAATAAGACGTCATTATATTGACACAAATAGGAATTTATAATATGTATTTGTTTTATATAAAAATTTACTTTTTGAGGATTGTTTTTGTAGTGGTATATGAAAAAATGGACTTTAATTCATATTAACTACTTTTATTGACTAAATATCCTATGCTTTACATATAGGTCAATAATGATGACTTTTTACAAGGATTGTTTAATGAAACTAATGAATCACCTTTCCGTAAAATCAAGAATGCTGATACTTATCATTCTTCCTTTTATGCTTCTGTCTATGCTTTCGATAAAAGAAATATCTTCTCAACGACAGGAGTTGAAATCGTTAAAATCATTGAGTAAGCACCTGATTTTTAATGAAAAATTTTCCAATTACATTACAGCAATGCACTTCCTTCGTTTGAATTCATTATATTCAATTCACAATGACATTGATAAATCGGCATCAGTAAATGCTATAAATGAACTAGTTAAGCACATCGACAAAAAAAATTCGCCACAGTTACATAAGGCAATACAAAAACTCTCAAACGTTAATTCAGAAATTGTTAATTACACCGCAGTCGATGTTGAGGAGTGGTCTGATTGGGTCACCGATACTTTAGAAAATATCAATATTATAGAAAATAAAGAGCGCCTAAAAACATCATCAGATCTTCTCAATAAAAAGGAAAAAATCGTCTCCCAACTGCAATGGCTAAACTACTGGGCAATAAAAGAAAACTGGTATATTAACCTTGACCTTAATATACATAATGAGGAATACCATGATGAATTGAATTCCTTGTTTTATCGACAGGAGTTGTATATAGAGCAATTTATTACCATGAACGCTAGTCAAGAAAATATTGAACTTCTACTCAAAACCTTTAGTAATGATAGTTTTGCACTAAGTATTCAATTTCGTAATGCCGTAATAAAAAACAGAGCAAAAGACTATTCTATTGAAGAAAAAAACACGGGAAGACAAGCGCTTAACCATCGATTACTTCTAATTCAATCAGTAACGACTGTAATTACTAGCGAACTAAAAAAAGAGATTAATGCTCATATAGAGAAAATTAACACGATCATTTTTACCTTTATCACCGGCTTAGTTCTATCTCTTATGTTTATTTCATATTTTGGTATTTCACTTTCTAGACGAATAATTACGAATCTAAATACCATTACACATTCAATGAAACTCATTGAAAAAAACCATGATTACAGCATCCAAATAAATGTAGAAGGAGGTGATGAGTTAGCGCTATTTTCTCAAAACATTAATACTCTTATCTCAGAAAGAGCCTCAAATGAAGAAAACTTGATTAATTCAAAAAACGAGGCCCAAAGAGCAAATTTAGCTAAAAGTACTTTTCTAGCGAATATGTCCCACGAAATAAGAACCCCTCTCAACGGCATTATTGGCATGTCTGGTATACTATCTGAAACAAAACTTTCACCTATTCAGCATGACTATCTAAACACCGTAGAAACATCATCTCAAACACTTTTAATTTTAATTAATGACATTTTAGACATTTCTAAAATTGAAGCAGGGAGTTTAATTCTTCATACACACAGTACTAATGTACGGGAAATAATTTTTGATACTATTTCTATCGGTATCTCTAAAGCTACAGAAAAAAATCTTGATCTGAATATTAATTTATCACCTAACCTCCCTGTTCACTTACTGCTAGATGATCACCGTATTAGACAAATATTAATGAATTTAACCTCAAATGGGATTAAATTCACTCACACAGGACATGTAACAATAACAGCAAGGTTTGAGCCGACTTCAAGAGATAAAGGATACATTCACCTCTCCGTCTCTGACTCTGGTATTGGTATTGATAAACAGGCTCAACAATATATCTTTAAACCCTTTACCCAAGAAGACAGCTCTATTACACGAGAATATGGTGGTACAGGGCTTGGTTTAGCCATTACTTCTCAACTTATTGAGTTGATGGGGGGCACTTTATCTATCAGCTCAGAAAAGAATCACGGCAGTTGTTTTTCGTTTAGCATTGAGACCACAATCGTACATGAAAATAGCCTACCAGCAACTGAGCTATTAACCACACCTATTATTTTAATGGGTAATAATTGTGAATTTAAAGATGATATTGTAAAAGAGTTGCATTATCAAAGTTTATCTAATTTTATCTCTATTAATACCCTTGATGAAATAACACTTTTAGAAAATGAAAAGCCTATTGTTTTGTATTGCATTGATGATTATATGAATATGGAGTGTAAAAATGATCTCTTAAACCTCCGTCATCAACATCCAGACATATCTGTCGTTTTAATTCAAAAACACAAAAACAGAGCTACGAATTTTGAATCCGTAATTGATGGTTTAATAACTTATCCTTTATTGGGCTACCGATTTACTAAAACATTAACCAACTCTCTGACTTTTCATTCTGATAACCTGTCAAGTACATCTCCTATTTCGGGAGATATAAAGAAACATTATCCAGAGAATACAATCGTTCACGACCAAGAGATTTCTAATCACACTAAGGAGCACATTCTTATTGTAGAAGATAATCTTGTTAACCAAAAAGTTGCCTCTCTATTTCTCAGTAAATCAGGCTATACCTTTGATATAGCAAATAACGGACAGGAAGCCGTTGATAAATTTACAGAGAGTGAAACTTACCATTTAATTTT is a window of Aliivibrio wodanis DNA encoding:
- a CDS encoding response regulator protein → MLVEQKVLIVEDEPISRQVLQHHLKPLTTILASNGVEALELIQFESIDLILLDIHMPIMGGFEVIEHLKSNDKTKNIPIIVITMNHSEEDEIRALDLGAVDFITKPFNTVILQKRVRNQLRLKLKSDLLEKYASLDGLTNLLNRRMFDSDLDNKWSEAQRCGVNLGIIIFDIDHFKNYNDHYGHSAGDEVLIQVAKALMSTLHRKTDRVYRYGGEEFTLIQFDTDFEQLNQTAELLRKCIYDLNITHDYSSYGKVTISIGAALMNNTEESNENTLLEMADKQLYKAKDKGRNRIESVKV
- the rpoS gene encoding RNA polymerase sigma factor gives rise to the protein MASVKINDKSDSYVGGDLYSKYLKEINKYQLLSASEELIYSRKYHDGDILSRNILIESNLRLVVKVANKYRGRNQTDLLPLDIIEEGNLGLIKAIDKFDPDLGYRFSTYAVWWIKEAIESALFNHSRTVRLPVHITKELNTYLRASRELSKSLKKEPSISDISKHCGVDAIKVNKIMRLSSGGFMGYSASSDDALPQLIDSCVNKKENNPDNLLSKSNLEDNLSSWLNLLQGREKQIIVNRFGLFDSDIKTLEQLGKELQLSKERVRQIQSETLIKLNSIFIKNKLNDDVVLNF
- a CDS encoding membrane associated signaling protein gives rise to the protein MDVKIIFFLLLIFYTITFTYSFKFITMSRNYKSQRVKILSIYIFLIFCLYLFSIEGAYFSYSISEASSLIIFILFTVSAQILFINFWISNKLSSKSILSGKEKNNGKARLLNTSRSFNYYKIIDNKIKLGIPFSVIKLKINNHKKLIDASSSKTFGKLVSYSVLVLKKSLSNNHIELFCEGPEMVLVSYSTDQNEIKKLADTIYELVTTPILMEDKHYLLQPIMGCVIFSEEIKTTSEIIKRVDIACYKAKKLGIPIDFYRSTYTKSIHEEVEILNKLIYAIPNNEFELFYQPIVNSTDKSVHGYEALIRWPQKDGSMIPPDKFICIAEENNYIKRITQWVVNQVACDLAQFKREGLHPQVHINISALDLHDDDLYKQLFELVTSNKLIPSDVILEVTESALMSDIDIAYLMLSKLSELGFYISIDDFGTGFSSLSLLRVLSFNQIKIDQSFIRNMAIGNSDYAIVASTIYLAHSLGCNVVAEGVESEDFFIELKGLGCDYIQGYVINKPQSFVEIVHWSLKQIERDKLNSVA
- the chb gene encoding N,N'-diacetylchitobiase (chitobiase), with amino-acid sequence MLKRTLLSTIIMASLAACSSTSSEQSTVNQLAENLDVNYTVITNQGADDGLACKELQAEWASCNKVNMTITNTGEAVDSADWTIYFHSIRLILDVENDQFKITRVTGDLHKLEPTDKFDGFAAGEEVVLPLVAEYWQLFETDFMPGAFVTAPGAEARNIISLDTEDTGEYVDEIIGVQLKRTLADNNVTATANTRFEKNADVAEVDASSHIIPTPLKTTLTNKTVDLAKGISITANGIDTDQLAALNQRAELLGLETSGEYPVSVSVDKKQFKDGVSGAYKLDVTEGKTTVVAFDEAGAFYGVQSLLALVSLDSSEIPTLNVEDAPRFEYRGVMVDVARNFHSKEAILATVDQMAAYKLNKLHLHLTDDEGWRLEIPGLPELTDIGGNRCFDESETSCLLPQLGSGADSDNFGSGFFTTEDYLEILTYAKNRNIEVIPEIDMPAHSRAAVMSMEARYARLAAEGKMEEANQYRLMDPKDESNVTTIQFYNKQSFINPCLDSSSAFVDKVISEVSALHNAAGTPLTTWHFGGDEAKNIKLHPGFQDINDEEKIAWKGDLDLSKQDFPFEKSPQCQSLISSGEVADFEHLPSHFAEQVSKIVAAKGIPHFQAWQDGLKHSKGASEFATESVRANFWDTLYWGGGASAYEWADKGYDVVISNPDYVYMDFPYEVDAKERGYYWATRATDTRKMFGFAPENLPQNAETSVDRDGNGFESAGTVTPKKPFYGLSAQLWSETVRTDEQYEYMVFPRVIAAAERAWHEASWENEYKAGVKYSLDTNLVNKKAQLADWTNFANTMGQRELAKLERAGIDYRLPIPGAEIANGELSMNISFPGVTLQYSVDGGKTWAAYDNANKPKVTGDVQIRSASFTGERVSRVTSVK
- a CDS encoding inner membrane protein — protein: MSTLIAIAITTGILSGLWGWVAVSLGLLSWAGFLGCTTYFASPTDGIKGIGLSIATNLSGVFWAMVIIKLSSMVSLEIIGYVITAVVAFFMCAQAKKSWLSFIPGTFIGSCATFASNGNWQLVIPSLILGVVFAYAMKTSGLWLKEKLETDKLVEVRKN
- a CDS encoding sensor protein; this translates as MKLMNHLSVKSRMLILIILPFMLLSMLSIKEISSQRQELKSLKSLSKHLIFNEKFSNYITAMHFLRLNSLYSIHNDIDKSASVNAINELVKHIDKKNSPQLHKAIQKLSNVNSEIVNYTAVDVEEWSDWVTDTLENINIIENKERLKTSSDLLNKKEKIVSQLQWLNYWAIKENWYINLDLNIHNEEYHDELNSLFYRQELYIEQFITMNASQENIELLLKTFSNDSFALSIQFRNAVIKNRAKDYSIEEKNTGRQALNHRLLLIQSVTTVITSELKKEINAHIEKINTIIFTFITGLVLSLMFISYFGISLSRRIITNLNTITHSMKLIEKNHDYSIQINVEGGDELALFSQNINTLISERASNEENLINSKNEAQRANLAKSTFLANMSHEIRTPLNGIIGMSGILSETKLSPIQHDYLNTVETSSQTLLILINDILDISKIEAGSLILHTHSTNVREIIFDTISIGISKATEKNLDLNINLSPNLPVHLLLDDHRIRQILMNLTSNGIKFTHTGHVTITARFEPTSRDKGYIHLSVSDSGIGIDKQAQQYIFKPFTQEDSSITREYGGTGLGLAITSQLIELMGGTLSISSEKNHGSCFSFSIETTIVHENSLPATELLTTPIILMGNNCEFKDDIVKELHYQSLSNFISINTLDEITLLENEKPIVLYCIDDYMNMECKNDLLNLRHQHPDISVVLIQKHKNRATNFESVIDGLITYPLLGYRFTKTLTNSLTFHSDNLSSTSPISGDIKKHYPENTIVHDQEISNHTKEHILIVEDNLVNQKVASLFLSKSGYTFDIANNGQEAVDKFTESETYHLILMDCMMPVKDGFAATKEIRQVEQTENRKKTPIIALTASVLDQDISKCYESGMDDYVAKPFKKETLLEKIMNIK